AAGGGCTATATCAACCTAACAAAGTCTCTCTAACTGAGTACATCACCCATGAAATACCAAAAAGATAGAACAAAAGTTGCTACAACACCCTCGCCTTGCTACAATGCAAAAGAATGTGGTCAATTGACTCCTCGTCAGTGTGACATGAGAAACATCTATTGACCAGAGGCCAACCTCTCTACTGTAACTGATCAAGAGAAAGTTTTTCCTTAAGTcacctcccaagcaaaaaagctcaCCTGAGGTGAAACCCAAGCATTCCACACGATACCTATTAGGAACGGCTCTAATCTCCCCACATTCAGGCTAGAGTAAAGGGACCTAACAAAGAAGGTTCCCCTCTTTGTCTCCAACTAACACACCTTGTCCTCTCCTCCCTCAACTACCACCTTAACAAGAAGTCTTGCCAAGGGCTTTAAAGTGTGTCTTTATGGGTTACTTTGCTACAAAAAAAGGTTACAAGTCTTATCATCCACCTTCAAGGAAGTTCTTTGTATCCCATGGATATCATTGCTGTTGAAAAACAATCTTTATTTCAGGATCCTTACCTTTAGGTGGAGCCATCAATATCTAAGGAAGATAAGGACTTGTTCGCTCCCCTGAGAAGAGAGTGCATTGGGCTTCATCCAATAGTTCAAATTCCAGCAAAACCTTATTTCTCTCCAATCTTGCCAACCCTAAGCTTCCTTTCAGCCCCCAAGAATTCGCCAATAATCTCCCCAATTTCTCCAAATCCTCTCCTCCACCTGACCTAGGGTTCCAGCTCCCAACGATGCAATGTTCCAATTTCCTCAAATTTCTATGGATTTCCTCCCGTCGTACCTCCACTTTGACTGAGTTTTTATCTCTCCAGATCGGCCTCTTCACCATTTCCGCGTACGTTCTCCCCAAAGCAAAATTCCCACCAACCTTTTCTTCTTGTATGTTGTCCTTTCTGCCGATTGATCCTCCCTTTAGTTGTAGATTTTCCGCCATAGAAGCCCATCCCCCTTTTTCACCTCTGCCTCTTAGGATGTAGATGTTGTATTGCTTCCGCTCCGAGTCGATTACCCTTAGACGGAGAAAGCACCCCACTTTATTTGCGCTTCGCAATAGAGAGTAAGATCTCCCCTGTTCCTTCCATTCCCTTTCCCATCTGCCTTCTTTCTCGTCCTTAATGCAATGGTTTAAACCCTCCaagaaaaaccctaagatcTCCACTCCCACTCGGACCCAAGACGAGactcctctctttctctccacTATGTAGATTTGGGATTTTCCTCTTCTCTCTACTAACGCGAGCTCGAACACCTTGGACTCCACTACAAATCTGCTCCTCTTCCTTCTTCTTCGAAGCGCCTCACTATCTTCAACCCCCTCGCCGTCGCGTTCTCACTTTCTCTCGCCGTCGCATTCTCGCTTTCTCTCACCGTCGCGTTTTCGCTCGCCGTCACGTTCTTGCTCTCTTTCTCCCATCCTCATCCGTTCTTAACACAGAAATCATATaggatttttacaaaaaaaaaaaaaaacataagaagtTGTTGATCTTCAAAGAGGAAAAAGACCAGTTAGTGTAAATGGATCTCTATAGTTAAATATAAAGTTGATGGATCCTTAGAGAGATATAATGCAGAGTTGGTAGGTAAGTATATTCAAACTTATGGAGTGGATTATCAACAAACCTTTGGCCCCATGGCAAAAATGAATACTATGTGTGTTTTGTTGTCTTTGGCAACCAAACTTGATTAGTGTTTGTACCAATTTGATGTTAAGAACACATGTTTGCACCATAACTTAGAAGAAGAGGTATACATGAAGGCTCCATCAGATTTTGATAAGAATGAATTATGTAGGTTAAAAAAGACATTGTATGGGCAAAAACAATCTCctagagcatggtttggaagattTACAAAAGGTCATATTAGAGATAGGTATAAGCAAAGTCAAGGACGTCATACCCTATTCAAAAAACACTTGACCATAAGGGGAGTTACAATCTTAATGGTGTATGTCGATGACATAATTGTGATGAGCAATAATCTAGAAAAGCAAGACTTGCTTTAAAAACAACTAGCTAAGGAATTTGAGATAAAGGAACTTGGGAAACTCAAGTACTTCTTAGAAATCAAAGTGGCACATTCAAAAGAGGGAATTTTTGTATTAAAACACAAGTATGCGGTTGATCTTCTCAAAGAGACAGGAATATTGAGATGTAAACTGGTTGATACACCTATTGAGCCAAACCATAAGCTTAGTCAAATGGATAAGGATGCAACAATAAATCGAGGAAGGTACCAGAGGTTAGTTGGCAAACTGATTTATCTATCACATGCACGGCCAAATATTGCCTATACCATAGTGTAGTAACTCGGTTTATGCCCAATTCAAACACATCTTTAAACGGTTTACAGAATCCTGCACTATCTTGAATCTACCCCAGGGTATGGAATATTGTTAAAAACGAATGCAGAGCTAGGTTTAGAAGCTTTTACGAATGTAGATTGGGGGGATCTCCTATGGACAAATGGTCGACCCCAAGTTACTACACTTTGCTGGGAGGAAACATAGTGACTTGGAGAAACAAGAAGAAAACAGTCATGGCAAGATCAAGTGCCAAAACTGAATCACACATGgaattttgtgaatttttatGGCTAAAAATCATTTGTAAAGATCTCATAATCAAGTGGCAAGGACCAATGAACTCTATTGTGATAACAAGTTTGTTATCAATTGCTCATAACTCAGGTCCAAATTATCAAACCAAACATGTAGAAGTGGATATACACTTCATAAAAGAAAAGTTGGATGGTGGACCGATATATGTTTCAACAAATGGACAATTTGCAAATATCTTAACTAAGAGATTACTCAATCCCACGTTTCAAGCAATCAGAAGCAAGCTGGGAATGGGTGATATTTATTAACCAACTTGAGAGAGAGAGTGTTGGAAAATCTAAGATTTTCTTAACCTTAGGAAAATCTGTATAAAACTGTAAATTCAAAATAGAGTACTTTcctattcaaaatataataatccCTGATATATAGGGATTGATAGGGATTCACGGAGATTAATAGAATAGTCAAAGTTTCCTAAGTTAGCCCATTTATTCCATATATAAAGGTTGTACCAATTATTCTCTTTTGAATAATAAGAATTATCACATTTTCCCGCAGGTTCCAAAGGCATCATGAAACAGAAGGAGTTGTTGCTCCATCTTCTCACTCATTCACCCTACCTTgattctattctttttattcCAAAGTCTAGTATCTTACATTTTCAGTAGTGGTCAAGAACATATGGAAGTAAACTTCAGCTATCAATGAACAAGAGAATAATCACTATTGAGTATGCTGAACCTAACTTGTTAGAACTCCAAAACAGGTAGCCAAAGATTAAATACAGTTGAGTTAGATTTCCAAAATAGGTAGCCAAGGATTAAATACAGGTGAGATTACAGAAGCAAACAGAACAATACTCACCATTTGTCCAATAATTGGCCCAGCGTCAAGTTCTTCAGTTACAAAGTGGCTTGTTGCACCAATCAATTTGACTCCAGCATCAAAGGCCTGTCAACATTATCTAGCAAATTAAGTATGTGAGATGAGTTTTCTAACAAAGCACTGAATGgttaaattgatgaaaattaatGTAAGCCATGAAGAAGGTGGAAAAATAAACCTGCTTAGAAGGATTCCCACCCTTGAATGATGGCAAAAGACCATGATGAATGTTAATAATATCCTTCCCATAACTCTTCAAAAAATTTCCAGATAATATCTGCATAATAATTGATGTCATGGATGCCATGGATTACACTGCAGTTGGTGAATCAATTATATCAACAGTTCTGCATAAAAAGGGTACCAATATGAAGACACTGCAAGACTAGGATGGATTTCAAGTTAACTATCCACTGACTAGAGGGCTCAAACAAGAAGATTGAAAAATCTGTTTGCTGATTTAgtttttgaatttcaattatGAAATAATGTACTACCCtagattcttccttttcaatattataaaagtaattGACATGATTAGGAACTCAGGATATCATCTTATTTACCTGCATGTATCTAGCAAGTACTAGGAAATCTGTGTCCTGAACCAAATCCAAAATCTCCCCTTCCCTTTTATTCTCTTTAGTTGTATGCAAATAATGATACGGGATTCCATGCCTTTCAAGAAAGCGGAACACATGGGTGTTTGGACCTCTATCATGATTactgttaaaaaaaatgcattagaAACCATAATTAATATTCTCTAAACCAAAATATTGACATTTTTAAAGCCAGAATGTGGTAATCTTCCTCAAAACTCACCTTATTACACAAGTTATATCTACTGGAAGCCTTCCATCCTGCCATCCATGTAAAAGATCGACCAAACAATGGTCCTGCAGCAAGATGATGATCTTCAGTAAGCTAAAGATTAAAACAACAAGACAAGAATAATAACAAGCCTTACCTGTTCCTTACCTGTTTTGATGCAAGAACAGAAATCTTATATTTGGGGTCAAGAATAGGCACCCGAACAACAGATTTCATTGCATTGAACATATTTGATAGTTTTAGGAAGTCCTCATCCATTTGCGCTCGTGGCCACTTCGCAGGGTCAAAAATAAACTCACTGGCATGTGGTTAACAATTAGATTCTGTTCTACTCCCAGTTCAAATAAACtcactatttttcttttttaatttaaaaagaaaacatcaagaattgttttcgaaaacaaacTGGGCTGGACTAACCACTCAAATTGTGAATACCAGGAACCAGCTCCTATTCCAGCTAATTCAACCACCGGTTGTGGTACTACACACAATTATAACGGATCTTTGAACATTTCTTATAGAACCATAGACTACCCATTGAAATGGAATTGCTCATAGATTTTACACAGACATAAGCAATTTACCACTAAAAATGAGAccattaaagaaagaaaaggaaaaaaaacccaaaactggtagtattttttgaaatccTAGGACTAGTCCCATCCTATTATGTCTCCAATTTTGTTTAATGATGAATAATATAGATATGTACCttcaaaccctaacccaaatGCAATGAAGCCATTGAATTTTCACAAGATATTCAAACTCACCCTACAGGTTTTCACCAAACTTGTCCTTGTACACTTACAAGTTATAACAGATACTCAAGAGTTCGAATTATTCAACTAATTCATCCTCAAGTCAGTGTTTTGCATGCGTCCTTTAAAAATGCAACACCATTTTTAAACCCATTTCTAAGAAATTGTTTCCCAAACAAAGATTTGCGAACACATACTCTGCTTTGCTTTcagattttctttttccaaaagtaGAAAGCAGTTCTGTTTTCCGTTACCAACTGCATACTTGTTTGAACCCAAAAATCCATGCATTCAAGTCATACCCAAATTTCCACCAACTGATAATATGATCGAAATTCAAAGCATAATATGAAGTCACCTTCttgaataaaaaacttttttgttttcagGCACGAAAATATCAGCCCCCAGTATGTTTCCGCCTCTGGAAGCGATGCAATCGGAGAGTTTGGCGACGATTCCGACTCCATCCTAATACAGAACCAGTTCAATTTTCATCTCGCAACCAAACAAGAATCCAAGCATTGCGAGAGAGATGACTTACTGGGCAATGAAAGACGTGGATTCCATGGGCGAGACTGGATTCACTGGAAGAGTTGAAGCAATGAAGGGACTGTTGGGGAAATTTCAGAGATTTGAAGGACCTGTTTGTGAATCCATGAAGTTGGGGCAAGCACGTGGAGAGTCTTCGTCGGAGGCTCATTGTCGTTCTCTGCCTCCCCAGATGGTAGACGTCAGCCACCCATTATACAATAGCCATACCTGCAAGCACAACGTCGTTTTGACCAAAACGACACCGTTTCGGAGTTTCTATTAGATGAGTCATCGACTCATCGCTGTAGCTGAACCAATAGGAGGAAGAGATCTAAGATCCTTTCTTACTCTGTTTTGTCTTTTAACCCGATGAACGTTAGCCGTTAAATCGAATATCCTGGGAATGGACTCTGTGGGCCAGCTGGCCCATATTTTATCACCATGACCCCGATGTATTGATGTGAGAGAACATGGGCTTGTATTTCCAGCCCAGCCCCCCAGCTCTTTTGGCCCATGCACGTGTCCACCCATTCTTGAGTACTGTTTGCCTTGCCAGAAGTTAACAgatcattttaaatataaataattttgtaaatatgtTTAAATAGTTTTATCAGGAGAGTTCATGATTAACAACTATTATTGAGTTTGGGCCCAAAATAGCCCTTGTAGGgcaccaaaaattatttttaaccatcttcttaaacttatgttcaaattaATCCTTTTATTGTCATATATAAGTCatgtcatttatttatttttatttaattagattGAAACCGGAATCTCAAGATGAGGTTTCATAATTTGCACTGAAAttacattttcaaaatgttatttcatttttaaaccgGTTTAgacgaggaaaaaaaaaatcaacatagcATTCACATGGACAAAAGGGTAACATAAGTTTCCAAAGAAGCATATTTCCTATGTCATAGTGTTGTGTCATTTGGGCTTCAATGTCTATATCTAAACATATTCCTAAGCTCTTTGAATGGCCATGAACATGGATGTTGAGGGGGTTGCTCCTGCTATACCCTTGGTGAAGGTGATAGTATGTCTACCTAAGAGGGTTGATTGTTGTAGTGCACTCATGTAACCCTTGACATAATACCCTAATACTGATATGTTTTCTTGAATCGTGAGCAAGACTCTGAGTACAAAATAGTTTTGGTAAATCTTGATGGTGGAATTGGTTTTCCTAtcaataaacaatttaaaagtACTTTGGAAGTCTTGATTTGATGACTTTCATGAAAGTGTGATAACATGCATAATTCATCCTGACCAAAATGAGAAGAAAGGGAACCACCATGTCTTTGTAACACATGTCATCTTCAAAAGTTTCTATATTATCATTGATTCATAAATATAATAGGTATTATTTTCAAGtactataaaaaggctccatgTCTAgccaaataatacaaaaaaaaaaaaaaaaaaaagggttctgTTTGATATTCTCTTTCATTTACTACCACTCTCTCCAACCCCGTCTCATTGAGAATGATATCGAGGCGGGTGAAAGGTGGGTTACCCCatccaatttatttatatatatttctattttgccaaaaataaaaataaacaaaggagTGGGTATAGAAAATTCCTTTACCCATCCTATCTTActctgttattattattgttggttttttttttttttttgcaaaattttaaaattttgttattttaaaattttaaaatttattaaaaataaatatgatttataaataaataaatattataaatatttataatttatttttatgaaaaagtaatattttatttatgttaaaataatttgaaaaatgaaaaaatcaattaaaataaatttttatttaaaattatatataatcaagACAAAGTGCAATGGGCAGATTATATCAAAACCCATTTATCTTTATCCAAACTCTTCCTATTAGCAGCAAGGTAGGGCGGATATTCTAGAAAACCCAcctcattatcattattatgtCTCATTCTACTCCAATCTTCCTCAAGTTATTGACATTTCACTATCTCGTTTAGCTAACCTCATACAAATGAAAACCTTATATAAAAGACATTTAATCAAACTTTTATCATACAAATATTTTCtctttagaattttgatttcgATATCAATTTTAGATTCTAATTGAATCCAAAATAAGAGTTATTCCAAATAAAgcctaaataaattaataaaattacttACCATCTTAGAAGTTTCTTTGATTAGTTTATTCGATAATggatatgttattttttaacaccattaacaattttgttctaaaaatcaCCAATCCAAAACTACTTCACTTTCATAGAAACTTGTTGGCATCGCTTTTGAGTTAAAAACTCTACAATTTATCACAAAATAACGAcgtgattaaaaatatatattagtcGTAATTGAGCTATAAAAGATAAGTATAGGGCACATGaaagcaataaaaaataatcgaaCAAAGTTTACAtgcaaaacaaggaaaataacGTCGAATGCGTACCAAGGACACTAAAGCACATTAGGGTTCTTAAAACCACacattttgtttcaattttgtaTCACAttgcaaacataaaaaataaaagtataggTGTTGATTGGTATAAGTCTTGTAAGAGAGAATTGCATCTGATGAAGTAAATTTACGTATcttccttttatatttaatgaattaattttatatttaaaattattataaatccGTACGGTTTGTATAAAAGTTGAAAGAGTTTTTAgagagaattatgttttgggggtagatggacccccaaattaacaaaaggtccatataactcttcaaattaagttgaaggatatgaaatagtaacggacaaatataccctttaagaacacatataaaatattttataaaattaagttaaataattttttttcaataattttttttttcaaaaatactaaattaaataaaagtagttttcaaaaatattaaattaaattttttttttcaaaaatattaaattaaattaaagtatttaaaaaaattattaaattaaatatttttttaaattattaaattaaataaatttatttttaaaaatattaaataaatttatttttaaaaaatattaaattaaatatttttttaaatattaaattaaataaatttatttttaaaaaatattaaattaaataattttttttaaatattaaattaaataaaagtattttaaaaaatattaaattacataaaagtattttttaaaaatattaaattaaataaaagtatttttaaaaaatattaattttttttctcaaaatcaacaaagggcatttttggaaatactgaaggatgatatccttcaactcaatttccatactttcactgggtcttgggctcaatttgaagagttacatggaccttttgttaatttgggagCCCATCTACccctaaaacataattctcccgaGTTTTTATAGACTACATCAATTATTATGCTTTTAGTATGATGATAAGAGTAGAAATTGGTGTGGAAAAAGAAGCTTAGAAATGCCcccataaaaatcaaaatttccagAAATCTCCCAAATTTTTGATCCACAAACATTTCTGCCGTGACCTTCATACACAGACCAGAGAATGCCTGTAAGTTTCTCTCCCTCCCATCTCTGTCTATCTCCAGATCCCATGTACAAAAGCAAAGTACTAACACGAATCtggggttagggttagggttaatGTTTGGTGTGTGATGCAGGTGAGGAGAGTGTTAGAGGTGGAGCCACCGAGCCCATTTAGATACGTGATGGGAGCATTGATCATGATGATCGGAGTGGTGTTGCCCGTGGGCTACATGATGTTCCGCAACAAGCGCgttccttcatcttcttcctacTCCAAACAGACGTAGGTGTGcgctttaattatttattttatttattttttgagacccaggaaaagaattttcatttttggtaATGTTATGTGATTTGGTGATTTATGGTTTGATTGGATtcgagaaaataagaaaaagaaattgggACAATTTGTGGATTTGATGTTATCTGTTTCTACTGAGGAAGTGTGGATAAACAAATGAAGttcaaattttgaatcttagatTTAGTATTTTCTGGGAACTGAATGAAACCTTTATTCAGCTGACCCAATACAAGTCTTCAGGTGGGATTTTCCTTTTTAGGTAAATCCACTAGGaaataaagagaaagagaataTGAAACTTGGGATTCGAAATTTACTATTATGTATTTTCGTTTCTTGAGCTTTTCTGGCAACCTATTGGAAGGTTAAtggttcttttctctttttctttttcttttttttttaaatgtagaaATTTTCTTATTGGGCAAACTGATCTCAGAAATTGAGTTGGTATTTCAGGAACAAAGGGTTGATATAAGAGACGTTGACAATGGAGACCTCTAGATTCAATTTGCAGGTTTATGagtatgaagaagaagaagaaaaaaatgaggaagcTTAACAGATCTGCACAGTAGAATATAAATGTGTTGAAACTCCAATTCTGTTATATGGGTTGTTTAGGATTCTGATTCAAGTCCTAAAATGATATGCTTGTGCCATTATTCTTTTCCTCCTTGATTTCTTTATAAAGGTGCTATGTTAATGTTTGTCATGTACTCTTATTCCTTCTTGcttgaataaattttttcatgcttatttctttcatttttgtgtCCATGGTTTTTGGTATGATTGCTCTTGACCATAGCCATGTTTGCAAGgaacccccttttttttttgcattttttgggTGAATATTTTGAGGGATCCAGTTTGATTTGTTCTTTGTACTGGAATTAGAGTATACTACCCTTATCCAGTGTCTCGACTGATTTTCAAACTCTTGAGTTCTCTTTGCTAGAATTTCTAAGTAATGAACAGTGTGTTGGTGTAAGGTAGGACACACTCTTTAGGTGGATCCCAAGAAGAGTTGTGATAAGGGAAGGAACTATGTTGAAATATTTGATGTGGTGCTTTTTTATATAATACTCTCTTTATTTAgctacccaaaaaaaaaaaaactgttgtCTTTGATCCTTGCTTGAAATAAAATGGTGGTGATGTCTATAAGTGAAGTTCTTCACTCATATAATGCCCATTGATTGAAGTTGGTCACTTGGTGGACTGAGCAATTGAATTTGCAAGTGTGGGTTGCCCTAGATTTATGGTGGGAAATGCCATAGGAATACTGGCACTTGAGCCTTTTCACTAAAGGTCTTGCTCTCTTATCCAGTTATCTCTGAAATTCTTAAGATGGATACAGAAAAGTTGTTATTAAATAGCTGAAGTGGTGTTGGCTTTGAGGCCTAGCTCAAGGGGAGGGTTTTGAGGGAGTTACCAGGTTTAAATCCCAGTGGgtacaaaaatttacctatcaaaaaagatTTGTTGGAGTGCTGTTCTGTATGTTTGGAAGATCGGCAACagagatccttttttttttttgtcttcattgATTAAAGCTACTATATGATAAGACATCCCAATGTTCTGTCCAAATTCTTTCTTAGAGGTTAACATGCAAGGTGCTACTGTTTCAAGTTGAAATGATCGTGtgcaacatatatatatagatgaagATCCTCAAGGAAAAGGAATGTTCTAAAGCATCTATGCCTTGTTTTTATTGAACAGGGTTGGTGGTTCATGACTAGGAAGCATGCATAGCTAATGAAAATATGAAGTCTTATGGCTGATGCTGGACCTTAGGACCTCATCAGTATAATGATGAATTAGGCTCCTAAAGCATCAATTCTGTCCAGACTGACAGAGAACATCATTTAATTTGTGACCTAtaaatttttctctaaagctCCAAAGGGATGTAATACCATAGCACTGATTTGGTTCTTGGACCAAATCTGATTTGGGATCTTACAATTGTTTGCATTATAATAAAGGAGTAGAGTCTGTGTTAACCATGAAATAACCAAGGATGATTATTGATGGCTTATTTGGGTGTGGGTTACAGTTTAGTTGTGTTGTTTGAAGGGTTTTATGCTTGGCTTACATCTTTAAGTTTTGAGTCCTTGCTTATTGTTGCTGCATCCCGCTCTCTTCATGTAATCTTAAACTGTTTCTCATTGCTCGTTGAAGttatcaatttttctttgatttttctacCCAAATTTGATGGATCTTATTGCACTAGCTTATTGGATCATTTTACTGAATTGTTGAAATGTACTTTCGTAAACTACCCTCACTTGCAGTTTATACCTAGTTTCGATTGAACTTTACCTTGTTCCCCATTAGGTAGAGAATATATTCAGTGCATCTATTAGGATGATTGATGGGTGGACCACTCACAAAAATTACTAATCTAGTTTATTGCTTTTGGATTATCAAATGCCACTTTACATTAATTGTGGCATTTGGATAAGCAACATATCTGTGCAGGGTGTCCAAATAGGTATCACATTGTGCTAGACCCATGATTTGTAAAGTGAGctttaaagaaaacataaaatcaagTAAATCAAGTAATTCATACAAAAGGGTAAAGTCATGTAAATCAATTAAATCAAGTAATCCAAACGAAATGCAATAAAGTGTTAACTGAGAAAAGATTCTTACCCTGCAAATCCACCAGGGCTATTGTTGCTCCATCTGTTTCTTCTGGTCTCGTGATCTTTCCGATTAAGGCATAATATGCTCAATACTTACATTGCCTGAATCAATGTACACAGGAGTTGCCAAATTCCTGTTCTGTCTACAAGCAGGCTTCCATTCCTATTCTTTCAACAGGCAGGCTTCCTGGGTTCTTGATTGCGCTCAACAGAAAATAGATGAATTGTCAAAGCCCTTGCCAACTTCACCATATCAATCTCCAGCAGCTGTCAATTTCATTAGCATGTTAGCAACCATTCCATACTGCCTAAAGGCAAGTTCACTTCTTTTCTGGAGTTCCTAGTCGGAAAAGGGCCTGTGGATCCCAAAGCAGAACAAATGGCCTGCCTAAAGGCCACAAACCAGGGAGCAGGCGATGAATTAATAGTGACTTAAATGCTTTTAagcattttcaagaaatttcctTCCCCGTATTCTCTTCTCTATAGGGAAGCAAATCCTAGAACACCAATCAAGAAAGGTATTTGGATGTGTAACTGATTCACATTCTTCCAAACACATAATTCAGTTTTACCATTTGAATTTGGCAATGGAAACTAATGATATCAGAGGTTATATTCAGGTGGATTTCTGAGTTTCTTgcatttacaaaaataaaaaacagataAAATCCTTTGTGATTAACCCAAATTGCCAACACCACAATTAAGTGCCAGAAGAGAACCTCCCTTAATTCCAAGTTTAactcaaaaattaatttggaactGACTTAACTTTTTGTAACATCAACCACAGATTCAACATGAAGCAAATTCATGGGCAATATAAATACAAGTTGATCCATCCAAGGTACTATTGCCAGTTTTTCTTAACATCATTGTGGCAATTTGCAGTGAGTTACAGTCAGTTCTGTAGTCTACAAACATGGTACAAATGCTCTCAAATGTAAATGCGTCATATATGGTGCATTACTGTTGCTATGAATCATGCCACCTTCCCAGTGCTTCTCCCACACGAATTCTATCCCCT
This DNA window, taken from Vitis vinifera cultivar Pinot Noir 40024 chromosome 2, ASM3070453v1, encodes the following:
- the LOC100852627 gene encoding formyltetrahydrofolate deformylase 2, mitochondrial isoform X3, encoding MSLRRRLSTCLPQLHGFTNRSFKSLKFPQQSLHCFNSSSESSLAHGIHVFHCPDGVGIVAKLSDCIASRGGNILGADIFVPENKKVFYSRSEFIFDPAKWPRAQMDEDFLKLSNMFNAMKSVVRVPILDPKYKISVLASKQDHCLVDLLHGWQDGRLPVDITCVISNHDRGPNTHVFRFLERHGIPYHYLHTTKENKREGEILDLVQDTDFLVLARYMQILSGNFLKSYGKDIINIHHGLLPSFKGGNPSKQAFDAGVKLIGATSHFVTEELDAGPIIGQML
- the LOC100852627 gene encoding formyltetrahydrofolate deformylase 1, mitochondrial isoform X1 is translated as MSLRRRLSTCLPQLHGFTNRSFKSLKFPQQSLHCFNSSSESSLAHGIHVFHCPDGVGIVAKLSDCIASRGGNILGADIFVPENKKVFYSRSEFIFDPAKWPRAQMDEDFLKLSNMFNAMKSVVRVPILDPKYKISVLASKQDHCLVDLLHGWQDGRLPVDITCVISNHDRGPNTHVFRFLERHGIPYHYLHTTKENKREGEILDLVQDTDFLVLARYMQILSGNFLKSYGKDIINIHHGLLPSFKGGNPSKQAFDAGVKLIGATSHFVTEELDAGPIIGQMVERVCHRDNLKSFVQKSENLEKQCLAKAIKSYCELRVLPYEDNKTVVF
- the LOC100852627 gene encoding formyltetrahydrofolate deformylase 2, mitochondrial isoform X2; the encoded protein is MSLRRRLSTCLPQLHGFTNRSFKSLKFPQQSLHCFNSSSESSLAHGIHVFHCPDGVGIVAKLSDCIASRGGNILGADIFVPENKKVFYSRSEFIFDPAKWPRAQMDEDFLKLSNMFNAMKSVVRVPILDPKYKISVLASKQDHCLVDLLHGWQDGRLPVDITCVISNHDRGPNTHVFRFLERHGIPYHYLHTTKENKREGEILDLVQDTDFLVLARYMQILSGNFLKSYGKDIINIHHGLLPSFKGGNPSKQAFDAGVKLIGATSHFVTEELDAGPIIGQMSHFAG